One Reichenbachiella ulvae genomic region harbors:
- a CDS encoding sensor histidine kinase, which translates to MSEIKNDFINNMTHEFKTPISTVSLACEALRDEQIRNTEGLKERYLSIIHDENKRLGLQVEKVLQMAVIERNDFKLKLEEVNVHEIIEKAIANIMSNKVTNKGGGLHQGPQSD; encoded by the coding sequence TTGTCTGAGATCAAAAATGATTTCATCAACAACATGACCCACGAGTTTAAAACGCCTATTTCTACAGTATCATTGGCCTGCGAGGCCTTGCGCGATGAGCAAATCAGGAATACAGAGGGACTTAAAGAACGATATCTCAGCATTATCCATGATGAAAACAAGCGACTAGGCTTGCAAGTAGAAAAAGTGCTACAAATGGCTGTGATCGAGCGAAACGACTTCAAACTTAAATTGGAAGAAGTAAACGTGCATGAAATCATCGAAAAAGCGATAGCCAATATCATGAGCAACAAAGTAACTAATAAAGGGGGAGG